In Wolinella succinogenes DSM 1740, a single genomic region encodes these proteins:
- a CDS encoding VOC family protein: protein MKTLELSTCFITERVDACREFYQRHFLAEALFDCGWYLNLRFPHSTLSLQFMHPQEGMPSFSGEGIMLNFKVDDVDAEHARLTQEGLEVFMPLEDHPWGDRGFSIIDPIGISLYLYSEREPHEEFKPYFKA, encoded by the coding sequence ATGAAAACTCTCGAACTCTCCACCTGCTTCATCACAGAACGCGTGGACGCTTGCCGTGAATTTTATCAGCGCCATTTTCTGGCCGAGGCTCTCTTTGACTGCGGGTGGTATCTCAACCTGCGTTTCCCCCACTCTACGCTATCGCTCCAATTCATGCACCCCCAAGAGGGGATGCCTAGCTTTAGCGGAGAAGGAATCATGCTCAATTTCAAAGTCGATGATGTGGACGCCGAACACGCACGACTCACCCAAGAGGGGCTAGAAGTTTTCATGCCCCTAGAGGATCATCCTTGGGGTGATCGAGGATTCTCCATCATTGATCCCATCGGAATCTCCCTCTATCTCTACTCCGAACGCGAACCCCACGAGGAGTTCAAGCCCTACTTCAAAGCCTAG